In Felis catus isolate Fca126 chromosome E1, F.catus_Fca126_mat1.0, whole genome shotgun sequence, the following proteins share a genomic window:
- the LRRC59 gene encoding leucine-rich repeat-containing protein 59: MTKAGSKGGNLRDKLDGNELDLSLSDLNEVPIKELVALPKATILDLSCNKLTSLPSDFCGLTHLVKLDLSKNRLQQLPADFGRLVNLQHLDLLNNKLVTLPVSFAQLKSLKWLDLKDNPLDPVLAKVAGDCLDEKQCKQCANKVLQHMKAVQADQERERQRRLEVEREAEKKREAKQRAKEAQERELRKREKAEEKERRRKEYDALKAAKREQEKKPKKEANQAPKSKSGSRPRKPPPRKHTRSWAVLKLLLLLLLCVAGGLVACRVTELQRQPLCTSVNTIYDNAVRGLRSHDILQWVLQADSQQ; encoded by the exons ATGACCAAGGCCGGTAGCAAGGGCGGGAACCTCCGCGACAAGCTGGACGGCAACGAGCTGGACCTGAGCCTCAGCGACCTGAATGAGGTCCCCATCAAGGAGCTG GTTGCCCTCCCAAAGGCCACCATACTGGATCTGTCCTGCAATAAACTGACTAGTCTACCG TCGGATTTCTGTGGCCTCACACACCTGGTGAAGCTGGACCTGAGTAAGAACAGACTGCAGCAGCTGCCGGCAGACTTTGGCCGTCTGGTCAACCTCCAGCACCTGGATCTCCTCAACAACAAGCTGGTGACCCTGCCCGTCAGCTTTGCTCAGCTCAAG AGCCTGAAGTGGCTGGACTTGAAGGATAACCCCCTGGATCCTGTCCTGGCCAAAGTGGCAGGGGATTGCTTGGATGAGAAGCAGTGTAAGCAGTGTGCCAACAAG GTGTTACAGCACATGAAGGCCGTGCAGGCTGACCAGGAGCGAGAGAGGCAGCGGCGGCTGGAAGTAGAACGAG AGGCCGAGAAGAAGCGGGAGGCCAAGCAGCGAGCTAAGGAGGCGCAGGAGCGGGAGCTGCGGAAGCGGGAGAAGGCGGAAGAGAAGGAGCGCCGGAGAAAGGAGTACGACGCCCTCAAAGCAGCCAAGCGGGAGCAGGAGAAGAAGCCGAAGAAGGAAGCAAATCAGGCTCCGA AATCGAAGTCCGGCTCTCGCCCCCGCAAGCCGCCCCCCCGGAAACACACCAGGTCCTGGGCCGTGCTGaagctgttgctgctgctgctgctgtgtgtgGCCGGCGGGCTGGTCGCCTGTCGGGTGACAGAGCTGCAGCGGCAGCCCCTGTGCACCAGCGTGAACACCATCTACGACAACGCGGTCCGGGGTCTGCGCAGCCACGACATCCTGCAGTGGGTGCTGCAGGCCGATTCTCAGCAGTGA